GACTCTTCAATGTTCTGGTTATCGGAGAGGGTACAGCAGCAGCAATGGGTAGGGTAGAGAAGGTCATCAGCAGCACCCTAACTGAAGGAAATCCTGTGGTAGTTACTGGAGAGTTTTGTGAAGATACAGAAAACTTGAAAGACAGGCAGACAAATATGACGCCTTTTCATCAAGGATGCAAGCAAAGCATGTTGACCACTAAACCCCTTCTGTGGGAGTGAGTGTTGCATGTGCCCTGCATGATGGCTGAACAGAGAGAAACAATATGGGGACACTCCACACTGTATGGGAGCACCCAGAGCTGCTGTTAGGCCTGGGTTCTTATCCTTTGAGCTGGTCACAGGTTGCATGCATAATGATCAACCTCACATGGGTGCACAGACGCTCACTCCACCTTCTTTTCTGCGAATCTTCTATACAAGCCATTAATGAGAAACTGTTTCATCTGCTGTGCCTTAAATGTAGTTAAAAAGTTTTCCTGTACCGTCTAAAGACAATAAAGGATTGTgctgagaaaattattttcagattgTAAACACCGAGTTGGGAATAGCAATTGCTCTGACTATCTACTTTAGACGAACTGATTTCCTCAGGTCTATATTAGCTACACCATCAATCGAAAACTGTAAATATATTGTTGCTCAACATGATCTGTGCTGCAGTAGGCTACTTTGTACCAGGTGCTGGTTATGAGTGACACACTTAGTCCTCATCTTTTCTTGTGTTTACGCAGCGTGACACTATTGCTAGGTATTTTACTGCAAGTAGCAGTTGCAGAAGACACACTAAACCGCTTTAAACTCTACTTTATGCAAACAGGATTTTAGTGACCTGCACAGTGCACAGAATGAGTGCTGAGGCACAGCTCGTTTTGGCCCCAAACTAGACACATCACTGCTTCGGCTTATGTGCTGAGCAACACATCTTTGTGCccacagcaaaatgactgatgcTGTAATCAAAGGGTTTGTACCTTTGTTGAGATACCTGATGGAGAAAGCCATAGGGCAACGTTTTGTACACATGCAATTTAACGGTGACAACAAATAAGGAGGGACTGTTTAAAGGTCAAAATTTTTTAAGGTGTGAAAACTTGGGCTATTTCATGACATCTGCTGGTAAACACTGTTAAATTTAGAGATATGTCTGAATGTGacaaaactgcctattggcttctgtctctggttctttggCCGATGTTCGTgtgatgattttactgatgttacggcagcatgagtggctggcattgtcaaagtttcaccctccattgccggtgatgaactggagccgagctcacaGCCACAGACCATATGTACCTGTTGCACCAATGTCTGAGGGCttttccgcggtcatttccggtgcagttgTACTCTTGCTacgtgcgacggtcgttcgctgcattacaggaatccaggatccgtttaccttaaggattTCCGCTTTCTTGTTGGAGCCATTCACGTGTTTttatatttctacagcttctctgaataaGCGGCTGATTTTTCAAGCTGGCCCAACCCGCAATGTCTCTTATGTTCTTTCATCCTAGTAATGATTGATCATCCAGTCATCCCGTCTGCGGCAGCGAGGtgggctccagttcaccactggcagtggagggtgaagctttgacaatgtcagccactcgtgctggcgaaacgtcagtaaaatcatcagacgaacatcggccaaagaacccgagataGAAGCCAGTAGGCCGTTTGTCAAAAAGTGgcgacgaaagccttaacaattctcTTTGAATCTGCCAGGCAACAAAAGTATTCTGAGGTAGCAGCAAATGGCTGTTGCAGGCATCAATGAAGCTGCATTTTACAGGACAGAGACATGTATACAAACTCAGTGGCAAACATTATAGCCttgaacacacacagacacacacacacacacacagacacacacacacacacacacacagatatagggACAGAGTGCAGGTGACCATCTTGTCTCGCACTTACCTGGTTTCTGTCAGTGGCCCACCGAGCAACTGACTCACTTTGACCACCTCATCAGGGTGGTTGAGGACCGCATCAGCCCAACCCGCTGTGGCAAACACCAGCGAGTTGGCTTTTATGAAGGCGACAGCGACCTCTGCGAGGCTGGGACAGGAGTACCTCACTGCCAGCACCGCCGTGCGCGCCGCGTTCTCTGCTGACAGCTGACTGGCCAGCTGCTCCTCACACTGGACCTTCAGCCCCCACACGCCGTACCTGTCTGCAGCTGCCAGCAGCTGTGGGGCCATGCGGGGCATCTCGGGAGCATGGAGGGAGTTCATGTAGGCCAGCAGCTGGTGCAGCACCGGGCCCTCGACGTCCGGGACGGTGACCACACTGCTGCTGGCCTCCGGCGTGTCCTGGCAGAGCATGGCGGCGAACACGGGGCTCCTGCCTGCCAGGACGGCCCTGTGCGCCACCAGCCGCGTGTCCCCGGCCACCAGAGTCACCGTGGCCCCTTCCCCAGCATCCGTAGCAGCAGGCTCTTGCACCTCCTTGGCGGCTGCCATTGTGAATGTTTCTGAAACAAGGCATCACCGAACAGCCATTTGCCCTTACACAGCACCGTAAATTCATGTATTAGGCATAGGTGATCTGTGCTCAGCAGCAGCGGGTAAATATCGCCCATTACATGTCAATCACAACTGCATGACATCCTTCCGTAGCCACAGGTGATAGCCACGTGTCTTCAACAATACAATATCAAACACCTGTATTTCCCACAAGAAGTCGACAGAAAGGGGTGAAGACACTATTTCTGTAATTTCTAGTCGCAGTACAGTGTTACAAAACAATGAAGGTTTTAAATATGGATATCAGGAGCAATACAAACAAGGCCTGGCGAATCTATAGCTCATAATCACTCCCGGTATTTAGGAAACTACTAGtaattacctttcctgttccactcccaagtagagcgacagtgaaacaagtactaaaatgtagactttcacgggcgGAAATATCATGTAAATTATAATTATCCAGGCTGTTAtgacgtggtcggttgatgaattctgtgtcaattcccaacgcttcgtctccgactgcgggagacatcttcaagcgggtcagtagcttgatggaaggtccaacacacccagtacagtcagtagcgagccagtgggtgtgttggagcttccatcgagctacagacccccttgaagatatctcccgcagtcggagacgaaacgttgggaattgacacagaattcatcaatcgaacacggcataacagcccggataattataatggacagtgaAACAagtgtctatatgcctccttatgagtcCTAATTCCTAGGATCTTATCTTtgggtccttacgcgaaatgtacgttggtagcagcagaatcgttctgctgtcagctgCCAAAGCCAATTCTCTACGTATTCTCAATGGTGTTCCTTGAAAGAACATCAGCTTCCCCCCAGGGATTGACATTTGAGCTTCCACAGCAGCTCTGTAACATTTTCTTCAAACCTATTGCTACCAAATGTTAGAAGCCTGCCTCAATTTCTTTGATgcccttccttcaatccgacccagTGACGATCAACACTCACGCAGTACCCAAGAACGAGTCGCATTACTGTTCCATAGACATCTACTTTACAGGTTATTTACACATCCCTATTTacgtgctcgttctatttcatattgctttgcagcgttactccaggatatttaatcgacgtgactgtcaagcagcacacttctAATGCTGTAGTGGAGCATTACTGgatagtttttcctactcatctgccatAGCTCAGATATTTCTACGTTTAAAGGTAGCTTTCATTCATTATACAAAcaagaaatttcgtctaagtcactTGTACATTGCTAGGTCACTCAAAAACACCACCTTTCTGTacctcagcatcatcagcaaatagctgcagattgctgccaaccctgtctgccagctcatttatgtatatggaggaTCACAGGGATCCCCTCACACCACCCTACCGATACCCATGTCATTGATGAACGCTCTTCATCAAGAACAGCATATTAGATTATATTATTGAAGAAGTCtttcagccactcacatatctgggaaccttttCTGTTGCTATCTCCATTAACAGGCTGCAGTGCGACAGTTGCagatactttccggaaatctaggagtatggactACCTTTTGCCCTTCAACCAGAGTTCGCAGTACAATCATGTCAAATGACATGGCGAGATTCACAAATGCAATTATTTCTGAATTTGTGCTGATTTGCACACAGAGGCtcttaaataaagtaaatttattttctttgaaatgataacatgttcaaggattctacagcagacgaatgttgagaacattgatctgtaattttgcagatTCGTTTTTTTATTCTGGTTATATGGatacacttttttccagtcgcttggaatttTGTGCTAGACAAGAGATTCGCGACAAATGAAAGCTAAATTAGGGGCCTATGCCGTATATCGGGTGTCTCCAAACATTTTAGCCTAACGGCCACACTGGCTGTTCTGCTAAATCCCAAGAGCAAGACCTGGCTACAGCCTCTAAGTTTTCCTGAGGCCTGATACAAGTATTGCTCTGCTCACCTCGGTACAATTCAGTTTTTGTGACGCTTATCACTGTCGTCATTCTTTACGAGCTGACAGTGGCACTGCAGTTGCCATTACGCTATGAACAGCTATTATTGCTTGAAATCTGGGAGGGAAGAAAATGTGTAAGATTCTGTGAGTAATCACACTGAAGTCGGAAACGAAATATCAAGCAAAAATAGGAAACATTAACGGAAAGGCAGAAAAGCTGTTAAAAGTGTTAAAAACAATATAGCAGGTGGCCTTGGCTGGCTGACTGCAGTAATAAAAATGGATGAGCCAGCCACTGCCACACACTAAAATACCCAGCCTAAGAGCAAAAGGCAAGAGAAACACAAATGCTGAAAAGATGAATACCAAGTCGAATAGACAGCACCAGACGGGGCGGGGATGAGTTAAAATGCAGGTAGCGTGAAGGGATGGAAGACAAGGCCACATGCCAACCCTTAAACTGAATGTTAAAATCCTCCTCTCGAATAAAACTTTAAGCTAGATCGGCTGTTCAGGCACTGTCACCTAACACTGCAGGCAGTGCGCCAGGAAGGTTAAAGGTCCGTCTCAGGGCGGCTAAATCTGGACAGTCCAATAAGATGTCAGACACTCAAGTGTGAACCACAGCGAAACTTTGGTGGGTCCTCGCAACGTAGGTGACCGTGAACCAGCGAAGTATGTCCGATGAGGAGCCAGCAAAGGACGATGTAGTCCTTGTGAAAAGCTCGCATGGAGGACTACcacacattcgtcgtctccttTACCATTCGTAGCTTATTCAGCAAAGTCAGGGAGCAGCATTCTGTATACCAGAGCTCAAAAACTTTGCGGCATAATACTGAACCGAACAACAGATTCCGGTAGGCCGATCTCCAGACTTTACAAGTAGTCTATCTGGCTAGACTTTCAGCAAATTCATTTCCCAGGATTCCGACGTGACCCGGGGTCCATAGAAAGACTGATCGTCCACGTTGTTTGAGGATGTAAACAGACTCTTGGATGACCATTAGCAAAGGATGGCGATGATAGCACTGGTGGAGAGCTTGTGAGGTGCTCAAGGTGCTCAAGGGGTCGCTACAAATGAAGAAGGACTTCTGATGCAGGGACAGATATGCTCAAGGGCGCGAGAGAAGGCTACCAGcactgcagtggaaacactgcggCCGTCttgcaaggagcgctgttcagtatGTCGTGCATAAGCGTAAACGAACCCAACATGACCATCAACCTTCGAGCCATCCGTGTATACCACCACTGAAATTGGTACACTTCAAGAGAAACAGGCGACAGAGAGCCGCGGGGTGAACCGAGACTTTTGGGACTAGTGAGAGATCTAGAGGAAGCTGCAGCCGAGGTACAGACCTTGGAGGTGTACGTGAGTGGGCCTGGAACGGAGGTGGTAGAGgagaagacgaattcagagagaaGGCACCGGACACCCAATTTCTGTTCACCTATGGGAAGCATCCAGGTCATTTCATTGCCACGTTGATAGCCGATGCACGTGCTGCGCTTTACACATTGTTACAACTACTTCTGACAGTGTTAAATGTATGGCGGTGACGTCTTCCGAGGAGTACAAAGGTGCAGTAGTATAGCACCATGTTGTATTCAACATGTGCCACCCGAAAAGCAAAATGTAATGGACTATTGTGTTGTGTGACTGCTGTTTCTTAGTGAAGATACAGTCAGTTTAGCACTGAGTAGTTTAATTTAAATTGCCTTAACGCTAAATTCAATGCAATTGCTTACTCAGAACCCAATTTTTGCATCAGCTCCGCAAACGGTTGATTCGCAATGTAGCGATTTTTATGAAGATGATTGCTGGAATTTAATTCTTCCACTCACACAGTTTGACCAGCTGCAGAAGTTTGCTCATGTCGTTCCCTTCCGCTATGTTGACGTGTGAAGAAAAATGCTGctaaatgaaacagacaaaaatatttacagatgtAAATTAAGTGATGAGCAGCATTTGAAGTCCTGCTGATGATTTCCACTAGTAAACTTGATTCACAACCATAGACAACtgtgagtggtggtggtgatggtggtggtttggtttgtagggcgctcaacatcCATCTTTTTCACATTCCAGTCTCCCCATTtttctgaatgatgatgaaatggtgaggagaacacgaacacccagtctctgggcagaAAAAATT
This sequence is a window from Schistocerca nitens isolate TAMUIC-IGC-003100 chromosome 11, iqSchNite1.1, whole genome shotgun sequence. Protein-coding genes within it:
- the LOC126213101 gene encoding serine/threonine-protein phosphatase 6 regulatory ankyrin repeat subunit C-like, whose protein sequence is MAAAKEVQEPAATDAGEGATVTLVAGDTRLVAHRAVLAGRSPVFAAMLCQDTPEASSSVVTVPDVEGPVLHQLLAYMNSLHAPEMPRMAPQLLAAADRYGVWGLKVQCEEQLASQLSAENAARTAVLAVRYSCPSLAEVAVAFIKANSLVFATAGWADAVLNHPDEVVKVSQLLGGPLTETRSLPGKESSRGLIQAAKEGAVEELRVLLATGAKVGARDEDMWTALHWAAERGHLEAVTCLVEGGAEVDVRDSRHNTPLHWAAYRDHVAVTRRLLDSSADPDARDKYGWTPLHCAARCGHTKVAAVLLDAGADTEARDAHGHEPCAIARQNGKQQLVEMLS